A genomic region of Trifolium pratense cultivar HEN17-A07 linkage group LG3, ARS_RC_1.1, whole genome shotgun sequence contains the following coding sequences:
- the LOC123918900 gene encoding probable WRKY transcription factor 20 isoform X3, producing the protein MVPVDFHNHACEKPAQIDGQGKVQSFVSPLVKREITAPSDEISLSSSPVQMVSSGASAHTEANLDELNPSGNIPTGLQASQVDGRGSGQVAADKASDDGYNWRKYGQKLVKGCEFPRSYYKCTHPNCEVKKLFERSHDGQITEIVYKGTHDHPKPQPSRRYSGGNVMSVQEDRSDRASLTSRDDKGFNNYGQMSHAAERDSTPELSPIATNADSPEGAGFLSNRSNDEVDEDDPFSKRRKMDLDITPVVKPIREPRVVVQTLSEVDILDDGYRWRKYGQKVVRGNPNPRSYYKCTNAGCPVRKHVERASHDPKAVITTYEGKHNHDVPTARNNSHDMAGPSAAGGHTKIRREESDTISLDLGMGLSPRTAENRSNNQGRMMLTEYGENQTHNHNSNSSFKFVHNTPPPVYFGVLNNNSNPYGSRENPSDNSSLNHSAYPCPPNMGRILMGP; encoded by the exons ATG GTTCCTGTTGACTTTCACAACCATGCATGTGAAAAACCTGCTCAAATAGATGGTCAAGGAAAAGTTCAATCTTTTGTTTCACCATTAGTCAAAAGAGAAATAACTGCCCCTTCAGATGAAATAAGTCTATCATCATCACCTGTTCAAATGGTTAGTTCAGGGGCTAGTGCTCATACTGAAGCCAATTTGGACGAATTAAATCCCAGTGGCAACATACCAACTGGGCTTCAAGCATCACAAGTTGATGGTAGGGGCAGTGGACAAGTTGCTGCCGACAAGGCATCCGATGATGGATACAATTGGCGAAAATATGGGCAGAAGCTTGTTAAAGGATGTGAATTTCCACGCAGTTATTACAAATGCACACATCCTAACTGTGAAGTGAAGAAACTCTTTGAACGCTCTCATGATGGCCAAATTACCGAAATAGTTTACAAAGGAACACATGATCATCCTAAACCTCAACCAAGCCGTCGATACTCTGGTGGAAATGTTATGTCTGTGCAAGAAGATAGATCTGATAGGGCTTCTTTGACTAGCCGAGACG ACAAAGGATTTAATAATTATGGTCAGATGTCTCATGCAGCTGAGCGTGACAGTACTCCAGAGCTATCGCCTATAGCAACAAATGCTGATAGTCCAGAGGGTGCAGGGTTTTTGTCTAACCGGAGTAATGATGAGGTTGATGAAGACGATCCTTTCTCAAAGCGAAG AAAAATGGATCTTGACATCACTCCTGTAGTTAAGCCTATCCGGGAGCCACGTGTCGTTGTACAAACTCTGAGTGAGGTTGACATATTGGATGATGGTTATCGCTGGCGTAAATATGGGCAGAAGGTGGTAAGAGGGAATCCTAACCCTAG GAGTTATTACAAATGCACAAATGCTGGTTGCCCGGTTAGAAAACACGTGGAGAGGGCATCTCATGATCCAAAAGCTGTAATAACCACATACGAGGGTAAACACAATCATGATGTACCAACTGCAAGGAATAATAGTCATGATATGGCAGGACCATCAGCTGCAGGTGGACATACAAAAATCCGGCGAGAAGAAAGTGATACTATTAGCCTTGACCTTGGAATGGGCCTTAGCCCAAGAACTGCTGAAAATAGATCAAACAATCAAGGGAGAATGATGCTTACTGAATATGGGGAGAACCAAACTCACAATCACAACAGCAATTCCAGTTTCAAGTTTGTTCATAATACTCCGCCTCCAGTATACTTTGGTGTACTAAATAACAACTCAAATCCATATGGTTCTAGAGAAAATCCGAGTGATAATTCATCTTTAAACCATTCGGCTTATCCTTGCCCACCGAACATGGGAAGAATACTTATGGGTCCGTAA